One window from the genome of Solea solea chromosome 2, fSolSol10.1, whole genome shotgun sequence encodes:
- the LOC131455201 gene encoding vang-like protein 1 isoform X1, with protein MDTESTYSGYSYYSGRSRGSHRHGERSRDRHKVRSKDSRSEKSVTINTPPAEPLLGDSVVRGEQVQDDNWGETTTAITGTSEHSLSQEDIVRITKDLEDSVGLDCRRYFTLTLAVILGLLVFLTPIAFLVLPHLLWPEKLQSCGTACEGLFISVAFKLLILLLAVWALFFRSPRAGLPRVFLFRALLAVLVLLFVVSYWLFYGVRILDSQDDNYQGIVQYAVSLVDALLFIHYLAIVLLELRQLQPCFSLCVTRSTDGETKHYNLGQLSIQRAALAIIEHYYCDFPVHNPALLSASKSRAAKHLAGLKVYNVDGEFPAAPAEGPGNNAAAGLAHSQSRAMIAAAARRRDSSHNELYYEEAEHERRVRKRKARLVVAIEEAFTHIKRMQEEEQKKAPSDVMDPREAAQAIFPSMARALQKYLRTTKQQHCHSMESIQQHLAFCITNNMTPKAFLESYLNPGPTLQYSRDHWLARQWTLISEAAVTSSLKDGSIFLLKCVDFSLVVTSKKIPYIQMSEEYIDPKSHKFVLRLQSETSV; from the exons gGAACGAAGCCGGGATCGCCATAAGGTGCGCAGTAAAGACAGCCGCTCAGAAAAGTCTGTTACAATTAACACACCGCCTGCAGAGCCGCTGCTGGGTGACTCGGTCGTTCGAGGAGAGCAGGTTCAG GATGACAACTGGGGCGAGACTACCACTGCTATCACTGGCACATCTGAGCACAGCCTCTCTCAGGAGGACATTGTTCGCATCACCAAAGACCTAGAGGACAGCGTTGGGCTAGACTGCCGCCGTTACTTCACCCTGACCTTGGCCGTGATCCTGGGACTGCTGGTGTTCCTGACGCCAATTGCCTTCCTGGTGCTTCCTCACCTCCTCTGGCCTGAGAAGCTGCAGAGCTGCGGCACGGCCTGTGAAGGTCTCTTCATTTCCGTGGCCTTCAAACTACTCATACTGCTGCTGGCCGTGTGGGCGCTGTTCTTCAGGTCGCCGCGGGCTGGCCTCCCGCGGGTCTTCCTCTTTAGGGCATTGCTTGCTGTGCTGGTGCTGCTCTTTGTCGTCTCCTACTGGTTGTTCTACGGTGTTAGGATACTCGACTCACAG GATGACAACTACCAGGGAATCGTGCAGTACGCCGTGTCGCTAGTGGACGCTCTGCTCTTCATCCACTACTTGGCCATCGTACTGCTGGAGCTCAGGCAGCTTCAGCCATGCTTCTCCTTGTGTGTCACACGCTCCACAGATGGAGAGACAAAGCACTACAATCTGGGACAGCTCAG tATTCAGCGAGCAGCTCTGGCCATCATCGAGCATTACTATTGCGATTTCCCAGTCCACAACCCGGCGTTGCTCTCGGCCTCCAAATCCCGCGCCGCAAAGCACTTGGCTGGCCTCAAGGTCTACAACGTGGATGGTGAGTTCCCAGCAGCCCCCGCTGAGG GCCCAGGAAATAATGCTGCAGCAGGTCTAGCTCACTCCCAGTCCAGAGCCATGATCGCAGCAGCTGCTCGACGCAGAGACTCCAGCCACAACGAGCTCTACTACGAGGAGGCCGAGCACGAAAGGCGCGTCCGCAAACGGAAAGCGAG ACTGGTGGTGGCAATAGAGGAAGCATTCACACATATCAAGCGCATGCAAGAGGAAGAGCAGAAGAAGGCTCCGAGTGATGTGATGGACCCACGAGAGGCGGCACAGGCCATCTTCCCCTCCATGGCTCGAGCCCTACAGAAATACCTGAGGACCACCAAGCAGCAGCACTGCCACAGCATGGAGAGCATCCAGCAGCACCTGGCCTTCTGTATCACCAACAACATGACGCCCAAG GCGTTTCTGGAGAGCTACCTGAACCCAGGTCCGACCCTGCAGTACAGCCGCGACCACTGGCTCGCCCGTCAGTGGACACTGATCAGCGAGGCAGCGGTCACCAGCAGCCTGAAGGACGGCTCAATCTTCCTGCTCAAGTGCGTGGACTTCAGTCTGGTGGTGACATCCAAGAAGATCCCGTACATCCAGATGTCGGAGGAATACATCGACCCCAAGTCACACAAGTTTGTCTTGCGGCTTCAGTCTGAAACCTCCGTGTAg
- the LOC131455201 gene encoding vang-like protein 1 isoform X2, which produces MDTESTYSGYSYYSGRSRGSHRHGERSRDRHKVRSKDSRSEKSVTINTPPAEPLLGDSVVRGEQVQDDNWGETTTAITGTSEHSLSQEDIVRITKDLEDSVGLDCRRYFTLTLAVILGLLVFLTPIAFLVLPHLLWPEKLQSCGTACEGLFISVAFKLLILLLAVWALFFRSPRAGLPRVFLFRALLAVLVLLFVVSYWLFYGVRILDSQDDNYQGIVQYAVSLVDALLFIHYLAIVLLELRQLQPCFSLCVTRSTDGETKHYNLGQLSIQRAALAIIEHYYCDFPVHNPALLSASKSRAAKHLAGLKVYNVDGPGNNAAAGLAHSQSRAMIAAAARRRDSSHNELYYEEAEHERRVRKRKARLVVAIEEAFTHIKRMQEEEQKKAPSDVMDPREAAQAIFPSMARALQKYLRTTKQQHCHSMESIQQHLAFCITNNMTPKAFLESYLNPGPTLQYSRDHWLARQWTLISEAAVTSSLKDGSIFLLKCVDFSLVVTSKKIPYIQMSEEYIDPKSHKFVLRLQSETSV; this is translated from the exons gGAACGAAGCCGGGATCGCCATAAGGTGCGCAGTAAAGACAGCCGCTCAGAAAAGTCTGTTACAATTAACACACCGCCTGCAGAGCCGCTGCTGGGTGACTCGGTCGTTCGAGGAGAGCAGGTTCAG GATGACAACTGGGGCGAGACTACCACTGCTATCACTGGCACATCTGAGCACAGCCTCTCTCAGGAGGACATTGTTCGCATCACCAAAGACCTAGAGGACAGCGTTGGGCTAGACTGCCGCCGTTACTTCACCCTGACCTTGGCCGTGATCCTGGGACTGCTGGTGTTCCTGACGCCAATTGCCTTCCTGGTGCTTCCTCACCTCCTCTGGCCTGAGAAGCTGCAGAGCTGCGGCACGGCCTGTGAAGGTCTCTTCATTTCCGTGGCCTTCAAACTACTCATACTGCTGCTGGCCGTGTGGGCGCTGTTCTTCAGGTCGCCGCGGGCTGGCCTCCCGCGGGTCTTCCTCTTTAGGGCATTGCTTGCTGTGCTGGTGCTGCTCTTTGTCGTCTCCTACTGGTTGTTCTACGGTGTTAGGATACTCGACTCACAG GATGACAACTACCAGGGAATCGTGCAGTACGCCGTGTCGCTAGTGGACGCTCTGCTCTTCATCCACTACTTGGCCATCGTACTGCTGGAGCTCAGGCAGCTTCAGCCATGCTTCTCCTTGTGTGTCACACGCTCCACAGATGGAGAGACAAAGCACTACAATCTGGGACAGCTCAG tATTCAGCGAGCAGCTCTGGCCATCATCGAGCATTACTATTGCGATTTCCCAGTCCACAACCCGGCGTTGCTCTCGGCCTCCAAATCCCGCGCCGCAAAGCACTTGGCTGGCCTCAAGGTCTACAACGTGGATG GCCCAGGAAATAATGCTGCAGCAGGTCTAGCTCACTCCCAGTCCAGAGCCATGATCGCAGCAGCTGCTCGACGCAGAGACTCCAGCCACAACGAGCTCTACTACGAGGAGGCCGAGCACGAAAGGCGCGTCCGCAAACGGAAAGCGAG ACTGGTGGTGGCAATAGAGGAAGCATTCACACATATCAAGCGCATGCAAGAGGAAGAGCAGAAGAAGGCTCCGAGTGATGTGATGGACCCACGAGAGGCGGCACAGGCCATCTTCCCCTCCATGGCTCGAGCCCTACAGAAATACCTGAGGACCACCAAGCAGCAGCACTGCCACAGCATGGAGAGCATCCAGCAGCACCTGGCCTTCTGTATCACCAACAACATGACGCCCAAG GCGTTTCTGGAGAGCTACCTGAACCCAGGTCCGACCCTGCAGTACAGCCGCGACCACTGGCTCGCCCGTCAGTGGACACTGATCAGCGAGGCAGCGGTCACCAGCAGCCTGAAGGACGGCTCAATCTTCCTGCTCAAGTGCGTGGACTTCAGTCTGGTGGTGACATCCAAGAAGATCCCGTACATCCAGATGTCGGAGGAATACATCGACCCCAAGTCACACAAGTTTGTCTTGCGGCTTCAGTCTGAAACCTCCGTGTAg